From Afipia carboxidovorans OM5, one genomic window encodes:
- a CDS encoding L,D-transpeptidase family protein — protein sequence MHDLSTGRSGYDRMLAAVAATFLLAGTVTFAHAEPASEAAISAAVPMPDTSLVPPPTAADVKLDAVKPAASAQNEAVEAAKPAATEPAKSESAETRTPAPAAPAAEAAKSEPAKSEASKSEAPAPAATNSDAAKAQTPATTAEPAVAALDPFGEALRDLIAAKGAKYFDRKKERAAVEAFYKDRNYAPLWTKGAAASPRASEAIARLKKADEDGLDAGDYPIPDFAAATTPEAQADVELRLTESALDYARHAQSGRMHWSQVSGDIQYPDHTPDPTEILINISTARNAGAALETYNPPHKAFQQLRAKLTELRGDTDESHKIADGETLRFVKATKKNPNPTVMEDARVPALRAKLGITENASDTHYDATVATAVRKFQAANGLKATGVLDKQTLAALNGPKNDRKIDIVRVNMERWRWLPRDLGAKALGDAYVVLNIPDYSLKLMHNGAPVWKTRVVVGKPGKHATPELTETMKYITVNPTWNVPPSIIYNEYLPALQQDPTVLERMGLKLQRNPDGTIRISQPPGERNALGRIRFNFPNKFLVYQHDTPDKHLFAKTERAFSHGCMRVQNPDQYAANLLSIALPKDHYTPEKIRGMYGRSEININFPTPIPVNIVYHTAFVDDAGVLEFRKDIYGRDARMISLLKGSGKNLEAVVAHSQPNYVKPTNNINIPGDGYADRSSGPNFFELLFGGGRSAQVEQEPRRRRQQQRY from the coding sequence GATGCGGTCAAGCCCGCAGCCAGCGCGCAGAACGAGGCCGTCGAGGCTGCAAAACCGGCTGCCACTGAGCCGGCAAAATCTGAAAGTGCAGAAACCAGGACCCCTGCTCCGGCGGCACCGGCAGCCGAGGCAGCAAAGAGCGAACCTGCCAAATCGGAAGCAAGCAAGTCCGAGGCGCCCGCGCCTGCCGCGACCAATTCTGACGCCGCCAAGGCACAGACGCCTGCCACGACGGCCGAACCCGCCGTTGCCGCGCTCGATCCCTTCGGCGAAGCGCTGCGCGATCTGATCGCGGCCAAGGGCGCCAAATATTTCGATCGCAAGAAAGAGCGCGCCGCGGTCGAGGCGTTCTACAAGGACCGCAACTACGCGCCGCTGTGGACCAAGGGTGCCGCAGCAAGCCCGCGCGCAAGCGAGGCGATCGCGCGGCTGAAGAAGGCCGACGAGGACGGGCTTGATGCCGGCGACTATCCGATTCCGGATTTCGCCGCGGCCACGACCCCCGAGGCACAGGCCGACGTCGAGCTGCGGCTCACTGAGAGCGCGCTCGATTATGCCCGCCATGCCCAGAGCGGCCGCATGCACTGGTCGCAGGTGTCCGGCGACATCCAGTATCCGGATCACACGCCGGATCCGACCGAGATCCTCATCAACATCTCGACCGCGCGCAATGCCGGCGCGGCCCTTGAGACCTACAATCCGCCGCACAAGGCCTTCCAGCAATTGCGGGCGAAGCTCACCGAACTGCGCGGCGATACCGACGAAAGCCACAAGATCGCCGATGGTGAGACGCTGCGCTTCGTCAAGGCAACCAAGAAGAACCCGAACCCTACCGTCATGGAAGATGCGCGCGTGCCGGCACTGCGCGCCAAGCTCGGCATCACCGAGAACGCCAGCGACACCCATTACGATGCGACCGTTGCCACTGCCGTGCGCAAATTCCAGGCCGCGAACGGTCTCAAGGCCACCGGTGTCCTCGACAAGCAGACGCTTGCCGCACTGAACGGGCCGAAGAACGATCGCAAGATCGACATCGTCCGCGTCAATATGGAGCGCTGGCGCTGGCTGCCGCGCGACCTCGGCGCCAAGGCGCTGGGCGATGCCTATGTCGTTCTCAACATTCCCGACTATTCGCTCAAGCTGATGCACAACGGCGCGCCAGTGTGGAAGACGCGCGTCGTGGTCGGCAAGCCGGGCAAGCATGCGACGCCCGAGCTCACCGAAACCATGAAGTACATCACGGTCAATCCGACCTGGAACGTGCCGCCGTCGATCATCTACAATGAGTATCTGCCGGCCCTGCAGCAGGACCCGACCGTGCTCGAGCGCATGGGCCTCAAGCTGCAGCGCAATCCCGATGGCACCATCCGCATCTCGCAGCCGCCGGGCGAGCGCAACGCGCTGGGCCGCATCCGCTTCAACTTCCCGAACAAGTTCCTGGTCTATCAGCACGACACGCCGGACAAGCATCTGTTCGCGAAAACCGAGCGTGCCTTCAGCCACGGCTGCATGCGCGTGCAGAACCCCGATCAGTATGCGGCAAACCTGCTCAGCATCGCGCTGCCGAAGGACCACTACACTCCGGAGAAGATCCGCGGCATGTACGGCCGCAGCGAGATCAACATCAACTTCCCGACCCCGATCCCGGTCAACATCGTCTACCACACTGCTTTTGTGGATGACGCGGGAGTGCTGGAATTCCGCAAGGACATCTACGGCCGCGATGCGCGGATGATCTCGCTGCTCAAGGGCAGCGGCAAGAATCTCGAAGCTGTGGTCGCGCATTCCCAGCCGAACTATGTGAAGCCGACCAACAACATCAACATTCCGGGTGACGGCTACGCGGATCGCTCGTCCGGGCCGAATTTCTTCGAGTTGTTGTTTGGTGGCGGCCGCAGCGCCCAGGTCGAGCAGGAACCGCGCCGCCGGCGCCAGCAGCAGCGTTATTAA